Genomic window (Hydrogenimonas cancrithermarum):
AAGCAGCCCGTCGGTTTCGATCTCCCGGCGTTCGCCATGGCGGTCGTAAAACTCCACCTTGACCCACTCGGCACGCTCGACATCGTCGTAGTACTCCGGCACGCTCAGACACCCTTCCGTATAGGTAGTGAAACCCTTCTTCTCGAGAATCACCGGATTGATCACCTCGATCAGGTTTTCGGGGTACTGGTTTCCCTCCTCATCCGGAAGGTTGATCAAAAGGGCGCGCAGCGGCACGCCCACCTGGATGGCGGCCAAGCCGATACCGTTGCTAGCCATCATCGTTTCGTTCATATCGTCGAGCAACGTATGCAGCGTCTCGTCGAACGCCATCACCGGTTTGCTCTGCTGCTTCAGCCGTTTGTCGGGGTAGACGACTATCGGTCGTATCATTTGTTAAATCTCCACATCCTGCGGGCAGATGCCACACGATTCTTCGGTTTTTTTCGCAATGTCAAGTCCGTCGAGTGCACAGACGATCGTCTGCTCGCTCGAGCGGTCTATGTCGATCCGCGCGATTCCGATATCGACATCGAGCATGATCTCCTGATCTCCTACAAAAAAGTTGGTATTACCGACAAGGTCTTTGAGTCTGTCGGCTGCCTGTTTGGCATTCTGTAACGATGTGTGGCGCATGAGAATCGCGAAAATTCCACCCTCGTAATGGGCAACGAGATCGCTTCTGCGTGAAGTTTTCAGCAACAGCCTCGCTACGGTACGAAGGACGAGATGCTGAACCTTCGGGCTACCCACTTCGCGTAAAACTTTGTCGCTGGCACGTACCATCATAAGCGTACTATCATGCCGGAACTCCTGGATTAGCTTCTCTTCCTGATGGATCTTTTTGAGCAGATAGTGCTTTTTATAGACCCCATACTTCTCTTCATGAATGGCATGTTCTTGAACCTCCGAAACGAGTTCGCTCGTTGCTTCGTAGGTCTCTTTCAGCTCCCCCGCCTCTTTTTTTATGATCTTCGTCATCGTGTTAAGATCTTTTTTCATCGCGTCCAGAAGCGTCGCCATTGCACTTTTGTCTGCAATCGCTTCGGCTTCGAACTGGCGCTTTTCAATCACGGTTTCGAGATGGCGAAGATTTTTATAAAGAAGGTTGATATGCTGAAGGAACTTTTTGACATTGACAAACGCATCTTTGAGATACTGCTCAAGCACGCCCTGATGGTCGTCTTCCCCGCCGTCTTCAAGCTCGAGAAGCTTCAGAATACGTTTACGAAACGCAGCGGGCTTGTCATCGAGGAGTTTGTCGAAATAGGCATCGAAGTTGGAAGGCGTGGGCGGAACGCCTTCGCGGATCATCGCTTCGAGAACCTCTTTCGCATAGGTTTCGAGTTCATTGGTCGGCTCGCCAAGGTTCCGTACGCGATATCTTCCGCCCCGCTCCATCTTCGCCTACTTGAAACTGCGCGTCAGTACTTCGTCGATCAGACCGTACTCTTTGGCCTCTTCGGCACTCATGAAGAAGTCGCGTTCCGTATCTTTTTCGATGGTACGGACTGTCTTTCCGGTACGCTCGGACATGATTTTGTTGAGATACTTCTTCAGGCGCAGAATCTCCCTCGCCTGAATCTCGATGTCGGTCGCCTGCCCCTGTGCACCGCCGAGCGGCTGATGGATCATAATACGCGAACTCGGCAAGGCATAGCGCTTGCCGGGTGCGCCGCACGTAAGCAGAAACGCGCCCATCGACGCCGCCTGCCCGATGCAGATTGTAACGATGTCAGGCTTGATGTAGTTCATCGTATCGTAGACACTGAATCCGCTTGTGATCACACCGCCCGGAGAGTTGATATAAAGGTAGATATCTTTGTCGGGATCTTCCGCTTCCAGAAAAAGCATCTGCGCCACGATCGAAGATGCGACAGCATCGTCGATCGGACCGCTCAACATTATGATGCGGTCTTTCAGAAGCCGTGAATAGATGTCGTACGAGCGCTCTCCGCGTCCGCTCTTTTCAATGACGAATGGAACGTAACTCATGCTTCTTCTTTTTCGGTAGTCTCTTCTTTGTTTTCACTTTTGTCGTTTTTGTCGTTGAGCAGTTTGGTCAACAGTCTGTCTTCGATCATCGCCATCTTGATCGCCGGCAAAAGGTTCTGTTTCTGATAGTATTCGAAAGTCTGCTGCGGATCCTGCCCCATGCTCATCGCTTCGTAGTAGATCGTCTGCATCATCTCCTGATCGTTCACTTCGATCCCCTCTTTTTTGGCAAGAGCGTCGACGATAAAGGTCGCTTTGACACTTTTGGCCGCATCGCCGCGAAGTTCGTCGCGAAGCGCTTTGACCTTCTCCTCGTTTTCACGAAGCTCGCCCAGCTCCTCTTCGCTCATCTGTTGGACCTTGTTGCGCAGCGCCATCTCGATCTCCTGCTCGACGACGCTCTCGGGCAGGTCGAACTCGAACTGCTCGACCAGCGCCTCGACCAGTTGCGGCTTCAGCTCCTCGTTGTAGAGTTTGCTCAATTTTTCACTTCGGATCTGCTCTTTCACCTCTTTTTCGAGCTTTTCGAGCGTTCCGTTTTCATCGCCCAGCAGTTTTTTCGCCAGTTCGTCGTCGATTTCGACCGGCTTCTTGGCTTTGATCTCCTTCAGCTTGATCTTGAACTCGACCTCTTTGCCGGCAAGCTCCTTGTTGCGGTAATCTTCGGGAAAGGTGACTTTGATCGTCTTCTCTTCGCCCTTCTTCATCCCCATCATCTGCTCTTCGAAGCCCGGAATGAACTGTCCACTACCGATACGAAGCTCGAAATCTTCGGCTTTGCCACCTTCGAACGGTTCGCCGTTCAAGAACCCTTCGAAATCAAAGACTGCCAGGTCGCCCTCCTGAAGGCCACGATCCTCTTCGACAGATTCAAAAGGCGCCTGCGCTTCGGCAAGCTCTTTGATACGCTCTTCGACCTCTTTTTTAGTCACGCGCGGCGTTTTGACTTCCGGGATGATGTCACTGATA
Coding sequences:
- the def gene encoding peptide deformylase, which codes for MIRPIVVYPDKRLKQQSKPVMAFDETLHTLLDDMNETMMASNGIGLAAIQVGVPLRALLINLPDEEGNQYPENLIEVINPVILEKKGFTTYTEGCLSVPEYYDDVERAEWVKVEFYDRHGERREIETDGLLAIAFQHEMDHLDGHLFIEKLSFLKRKKFEKEWKKKLKELKEKKK
- a CDS encoding diguanylate cyclase translates to MERGGRYRVRNLGEPTNELETYAKEVLEAMIREGVPPTPSNFDAYFDKLLDDKPAAFRKRILKLLELEDGGEDDHQGVLEQYLKDAFVNVKKFLQHINLLYKNLRHLETVIEKRQFEAEAIADKSAMATLLDAMKKDLNTMTKIIKKEAGELKETYEATSELVSEVQEHAIHEEKYGVYKKHYLLKKIHQEEKLIQEFRHDSTLMMVRASDKVLREVGSPKVQHLVLRTVARLLLKTSRRSDLVAHYEGGIFAILMRHTSLQNAKQAADRLKDLVGNTNFFVGDQEIMLDVDIGIARIDIDRSSEQTIVCALDGLDIAKKTEESCGICPQDVEI
- the clpP gene encoding ATP-dependent Clp endopeptidase proteolytic subunit ClpP, with protein sequence MSYVPFVIEKSGRGERSYDIYSRLLKDRIIMLSGPIDDAVASSIVAQMLFLEAEDPDKDIYLYINSPGGVITSGFSVYDTMNYIKPDIVTICIGQAASMGAFLLTCGAPGKRYALPSSRIMIHQPLGGAQGQATDIEIQAREILRLKKYLNKIMSERTGKTVRTIEKDTERDFFMSAEEAKEYGLIDEVLTRSFK
- the tig gene encoding trigger factor — its product is MEVTAKKTDSANVSVEAKIAKTDIDKKVEKIAKQAAKQMKIDGFRPGKAPVSVVKKRLGDRLVQDAEAEALREVLNTASKELELDAEKIIGEPAVTKFDRGEEFIEVELKLSLRPEIEIGDISDIIPEVKTPRVTKKEVEERIKELAEAQAPFESVEEDRGLQEGDLAVFDFEGFLNGEPFEGGKAEDFELRIGSGQFIPGFEEQMMGMKKGEEKTIKVTFPEDYRNKELAGKEVEFKIKLKEIKAKKPVEIDDELAKKLLGDENGTLEKLEKEVKEQIRSEKLSKLYNEELKPQLVEALVEQFEFDLPESVVEQEIEMALRNKVQQMSEEELGELRENEEKVKALRDELRGDAAKSVKATFIVDALAKKEGIEVNDQEMMQTIYYEAMSMGQDPQQTFEYYQKQNLLPAIKMAMIEDRLLTKLLNDKNDKSENKEETTEKEEA